One part of the Candidatus Curtissbacteria bacterium genome encodes these proteins:
- the ispH gene encoding 4-hydroxy-3-methylbut-2-enyl diphosphate reductase produces the protein MSPELSTQSQEMPSFGVEEVLIAGNRGPCAGVNMALDATDQVLSIVDGREPVYTNWPVVNNRRIASELSGRGLNVFNNDWSKVPDGSIVMFSAHGVTPEHHRIAGEKGSLTVDTTCQLVTKVHSMAHEAEAQGLHVVYIGKEGHPETVGVMSEVDEANVDLIDAEYAARDINKLNIGTGEDCIVYSQTTLMPDEVVDIEKTLARRFTDIEIPDRNGICYATFSRQKAVEKLVESGIGLLLVVGSPESHNSQMLRRKGERLKIPSYSIDYPHELMPEWFTGVRKVGVTSGASVLDRFMDEVAVWIEARSPSASRSYQEQVKREPMDARYPLPEESLESLRQRFSK, from the coding sequence ATGAGTCCTGAACTTTCAACCCAATCACAAGAAATGCCAAGCTTTGGTGTCGAAGAGGTACTTATTGCTGGTAATCGTGGACCATGCGCTGGTGTAAACATGGCTCTTGACGCTACTGATCAAGTATTAAGCATTGTGGATGGAAGAGAGCCTGTATATACAAACTGGCCTGTGGTTAACAATAGACGAATTGCTTCAGAACTTTCCGGTCGCGGACTTAACGTTTTTAACAACGATTGGTCGAAGGTTCCTGACGGCTCAATCGTAATGTTTTCAGCGCATGGAGTAACCCCAGAACATCACAGGATTGCAGGCGAAAAAGGATCTCTGACTGTCGATACAACTTGCCAACTTGTGACTAAGGTTCATAGTATGGCCCACGAGGCAGAAGCACAAGGCTTACATGTCGTTTATATTGGTAAGGAGGGTCATCCTGAAACCGTGGGAGTAATGTCCGAGGTTGATGAGGCGAATGTTGACCTTATAGATGCGGAATATGCTGCCAGAGATATCAATAAATTGAACATAGGAACCGGAGAAGACTGTATTGTGTATTCCCAAACAACTTTGATGCCAGACGAAGTTGTGGATATAGAAAAAACCTTGGCCAGAAGGTTTACCGATATCGAAATACCGGACAGAAACGGTATATGTTACGCGACTTTTAGTAGACAAAAAGCTGTTGAGAAGTTAGTTGAATCTGGAATTGGGCTTTTACTGGTTGTAGGGTCTCCCGAAAGTCATAATTCTCAGATGCTAAGACGCAAAGGCGAAAGGTTAAAAATTCCTTCATATTCTATTGATTACCCACATGAGTTGATGCCCGAATGGTTTACAGGTGTTCGTAAGGTTGGGGTAACATCCGGTGCTTCTGTCTTGGATCGTTTTATGGATGAAGTAGCTGTATGGATCGAAGCGAGGAGTCCAAGTGCTTCAAGATCTTATCAGGAGCAAGTTAAACGTGAACCAATGGATGCAAGATACCCACTTCCTGAAGAAAGTTTAGAGAGTTTGCGACAGCGCTTTTCTAAATAA
- a CDS encoding NUDIX domain-containing protein: MPDEIIDIVDEKGRRLGKSSRSEACKIGLLHPAVNIFVINSKGQVFLQQRSAKKSAFPLFWDVSASEHLVSGETFRQAAERGLSEELSMKARVRLIRPKHIQKSEYKKGKEIVKEYELVELYLANYEGEINLNKEEVKEGKFVDIKELGKFSKNNFTPWGLDEIRFLIKNPDLFKY, encoded by the coding sequence ATGCCCGATGAAATCATTGATATAGTAGATGAAAAGGGTAGAAGGTTGGGTAAGAGCAGTAGGAGTGAAGCGTGCAAAATTGGTTTGCTTCATCCAGCTGTTAATATATTCGTAATTAATTCAAAGGGACAGGTATTTTTGCAACAAAGAAGTGCAAAAAAGTCTGCATTTCCGCTTTTTTGGGATGTTAGCGCATCGGAGCATTTAGTTTCTGGCGAGACTTTTAGGCAAGCAGCTGAAAGAGGATTATCTGAGGAGCTTTCAATGAAGGCTAGGGTGAGATTAATTAGACCGAAACATATTCAAAAGAGTGAGTACAAAAAGGGTAAAGAGATAGTTAAGGAATACGAACTTGTTGAGCTTTATCTTGCCAACTACGAAGGTGAAATTAATTTAAACAAGGAAGAGGTTAAAGAGGGGAAATTCGTAGATATAAAAGAGCTTGGAAAGTTTAGCAAAAATAATTTCACTCCTTGGGGCCTAGACGAGATAAGGTTTCTTATTAAAAACCCAGATTTATTTAAATATTAG
- a CDS encoding methyltransferase domain-containing protein, whose amino-acid sequence MQTENYRSWLDYYRQKGEQPEDLRTISGYDHPLAQLTEDGLADLKAQIVTLLRIQPGDRVLDLGSGAGLITRELISATENITGLDANHEMIRHSPYYIRNVVGAANSLPFQDESFDKTLCHSIFQYFPDLNYARDAISEVMRTLSPGGSFLVMDLPDRAKQDEYTQLKGPETHNLTRIFYDKSWFSEQFPDARIFDHSLRDYKNADYRFNVLIFK is encoded by the coding sequence ATGCAGACAGAAAATTACAGAAGTTGGCTTGATTACTATAGACAAAAAGGCGAACAGCCAGAGGATTTAAGAACAATTAGCGGCTATGACCACCCTTTGGCTCAACTCACAGAAGATGGGCTCGCAGATCTTAAAGCACAAATTGTCACACTTCTTAGGATTCAGCCCGGAGATCGAGTGTTAGACCTAGGAAGCGGCGCCGGACTTATTACACGAGAACTTATTTCTGCAACAGAAAATATCACAGGTTTAGATGCAAACCACGAAATGATAAGACACTCACCCTATTACATAAGAAATGTCGTTGGGGCAGCAAACTCGTTACCCTTTCAAGATGAAAGCTTTGATAAGACACTCTGTCATTCTATCTTTCAATACTTTCCTGACCTTAATTACGCTCGAGATGCAATTAGTGAGGTTATGCGCACACTTTCGCCTGGTGGATCATTCTTAGTAATGGATCTCCCAGACCGAGCAAAACAGGATGAATATACACAATTAAAAGGGCCTGAAACACACAATTTAACACGTATTTTCTACGACAAATCTTGGTTTAGTGAACAATTTCCCGATGCACGAATTTTTGATCATTCGTTAAGGGATTATAAAAACGCCGATTACAGATTTAACGTTCTAATATTTAAATAA